In Prunus dulcis chromosome 1, ALMONDv2, whole genome shotgun sequence, the following are encoded in one genomic region:
- the LOC117614437 gene encoding DNA repair protein XRCC3 homolog, producing MTPQNLMLLPLSTPKLSIGCPILDHCLGGGIACNSITELVGESVSGKTQLCLQLTVRAQLPPSHGGLGGSSIYIFTEFSFPFRRLQQLGNLYHASYPNLIRLEPLEDIYVHGVHDAQELIHVLGDIEAFIAIDHTRLPVKLIVIDSIAALFRSQYQTTPADLKRRSEMFFNISGTLKGLANKYGLAVVVTNQVVDFIGPHHGVNGVRLGNLESLDTSGRRLSPALGLAWAHCINSRVFLARHEQSIEVDISNAPSTSICSQTHRTFHLVFAPHLAYASAEFVIKKEGIVGASQ from the coding sequence ATGacaccccaaaacctcatgcTCCTTCCTCTTTCAACCCCTAAATTATCCATTGGATGCCCAATACTAGATCACTGCTTGGGGGGTGGGATAGCCTGCAACTCCATAACAGAATTAGTAGGGGAGAGTGTTTCTGGGAAGACGCAGCTTTGTCTCCAACTTACGGTACGAGCTCAGCTCCCACCCTCACATGGTGGACTAGGGGGCTCCTCCATCTACATATTCACAGAATTCAGCTTCCCATTTCGTCGATTGCAACAACTAGGCAACCTTTATCATGCATCATACCCCAACTTAATAAGGTTGGAGCCATTGGAAGACATATATGTTCATGGTGTTCATGATGCTCAAGAACTCATCCATGTCCTTGGAGACATAGAAGCATTTATTGCCATTGATCACACCCGCCTACCTGTGAAACTCATTGTCATTGATTCCATTGCTGCATTGTTCCGATCACAGTATCAGACAACACCGGCAGATTTGAAACGACGATCTGAAATGTTCTTCAACATATCTGGGACATTGAAGGGTTTAGCAAATAAGTATGGGTTGGCGGTGGTTGTCACCAACCAAGTGGTGGATTTTATTGGGCCACATCATGGAGTGAATGGGGTGAGGTTGGGAAACTTGGAGTCCCTGGACACATCAGGCAGACGGCTGAGTCCAGCTTTGGGACTGGCTTGGGCACATTGCATAAATTCAAGAGTGTTCTTGGCAAGACATGAGCAATCTATTGAGGTTGACATTAGTAATGCTCCTTCAACAAGTATATGTAGTCAAACACATAGGACATTTCACCTTGTATTTGCCCCACATCTGGCCTATGCATCGGCCgaatttgtgataaaaaaagaaggtatagTCGGAGCATCACAGTAA
- the LOC117614449 gene encoding uncharacterized protein LOC117614449, which yields MCKYEGGDSKGLIVPRTIKFAELLDRVHRIGNTNIREDKICLKFSVLVASNEWKHIKIEDDDDVNFFMKYNFEVTPSKLAPLLVSIEDKGLTNDVVHSMHITTDSSRMGHSSVAIVESNEVTWNNTNVTDLGAGQLPKMRLGGESEPTRQHYWSQMGEKNRYNAVGVKDEEAYLDSGFSRSDWNPKITVGQIFSSKKTLLTELRLTALRGHFEFKVQFSCTKRLLVVCSQRPCPWRVRASRIGEYSFMIVRCTTVHECDLRFVSDKHRQATAALVASSLKRKLKDCRTIYTPSDIMRDVKHNFGCTIHYSKAWKARELALLSIRGSTEEAYYILPAYCYELERMNPGTKTDIRTDENNHFVYLFMAVGACIRGFRSSMRPVIAADATHLKSKYKGVMFVANAFDGNRNIYPLAFGIGDLETDASWHWFFTKLHEAIGECPDLVIISDRNVSIENVWNKIFPTAQHGICFYHMKGNMKRTFKLKKRDHILMHFEKAAKSYSIAEFDGHFRKIKRKEHVAQYLEEAGLHKWSRAHMDGRRYNVMTTNIAESINSVLRFARMLSVVHLIGEIINLLVKWFNERQELALNCTTTLCPNFGEKKLRNRLEDATRMNVVKVNNAQVLGGDMDGPVDLMNNSCSCRKFQLEQLPCKHVVAICRFLKVNIYSKASRYYTQKTWMDAYSDSIYLVQPHGMWDIPEDVRSRVLLPPMARVMPGRRKKIRIPSQGEGTIRRKCSRGGSAGHNKSTCKNNIPLRNVS from the exons ATGTGCAAATATGAAGGGGGTGACTCAAAAGGCTTAATAGTTCCACGGACCATCAAATTTGCTGAACTGTTGGACCGTGTGCATCGGATTGGTAATACAAACATCAGGGAAGACAAGATTTGCTTAAAATTCTCAGTTTTGGTGGCCTCGAATGAGTGGAAGCACATAAAGATTgaggacgatgatgatgtcaatttttttatgaagtacaATTTCGAGGTAACACCTTCAAAACTAGCTCCCTTACTCGTGAGTATAGAAGATAAAGGACTGACAAATGATGTAGTTCATAGTATGCATATCACGACAGATAGTAGTCGGATGGGTCATTCTTCAGTTGCCATtgttgaaagcaatgaagTAACTTGGAATAATACAAATGTCACCGATTTGGGAG CTGGCCAGTTGCCAAAAATGCGTTTAGGAGGAGAATCTGAACCCACTCGTCAACATTATTGGAGTcaaatgggtgaaaaaaaTCGGTATAATGCAGTCGGtgtaaaagatgaagaagcatATTTGGACAGCGGGTTTTCACGAAGCGATTGGAATCCGAAAATTACAGTTGGGcaaattttctctagtaaGAAAACATTGTTGACGGAGTTACGGTTGACGGCATTAAGAGGCCACTTTGAATTTAAGGTGCAATTCTCTTGCACTAAGaggttgcttgtggtttgttCTCAACGTCCATGCCCATGGCGGGTCCGAGCATCGAGAATTGGAGAATACAGCTTCATGATTGTGAGGTGTACAACTGTCCATGAATGTGATTTGAGGTTTGTAAGTGACAAGCATCGTCAAGCAACCGCAGCACTTGTAGCCAGTTCACTTAAAAGGAAGTTGAAGGATTGTCGGACAATATACACACCAAGTGACATTATGAGAGATGTGAAACACAACTTTGGTTGCACCATCCATTATTCGAAAGCTTGGAAAGCAAGGGAGTTAGCTCTATTGTCCATTAGAGGATCAACGGAGGAGGcatattatatccttccagctTATTGCTATGAATTGGAGCGTATGAATCCCGGCACAAAAACAGACATCCGAACTGATGAGAACAATCactttgtgtatttatttatggcgGTTGGCGCATGTATTAGAGGGTTCCGTTCTTCCATGCGGCCAGTGATAGCCGCGGATGCCACTCATTTAAAATCCAAGTACAAGGGTGTTATGTTTGTAGCAAATGCATTCGATGGTAATCGAAATATATATCCTCTTGCttttgggatcggggatttggAGACGGATGCATCATGGCATTGGTTTTTCACTAAACTTCATGAAGCCATTGGTGAGTGTCCCGATCTTGTTATTATTTCTGATCGCAATGTTAGCATAGAGAATGTGTGGAACAAAATTTTTCCAACTGCACAACATGGCATATGCTTTTATCATATGAAGGGGAACATGAAACGcactttcaagttgaaaaagcGTGATCACATACTTATGCACTTTGAGAAGGCTGCAAAATCTTATTCCATTGCTGAATTTGATGGTCATTTTCGCAAGATCAAGCGAAAGGAACATGTTGCTCAATATCTTGAAGAGGCAGGGTTACATAAGTGGTCTAGAGCTCACATGGATGGACGCCGCTACAATGTAATGACAACAAATATTGCAGAGTCAATCAACTCAGTCCTTAGGTTTGCAAGGATGCTGTCAGTGGTTCATTTGATAGGGGAAATTATTAATCTCCTTGTGAAATGGTTCAACGAACGTCAAGAGTTGGCTTTGAATTGCACAACAACATTGTGCCCTAATTTTGGAGAGAAGAAGTTGAGGAACAGGTTGGAGGATGCTACAAGGATGAATGTGGTTAAAGTAAATAATGCACAAGTTTTAGGCGGTGATATGGACGGCCCCGTAGATTTGATGAACAACAGTTGTAGTTGTAGAAAGTTTCAGCTTGAGCAGCTACCTTGCAAGCATGTAGTTGCAATTTGCCGCTTCTTGAAAGTAAATATATACTCAAAGGCTTCTCGGTATTACACTCAGAAAACCTGGATGGATGCTTATTCGGATAGCATCTACCTGGTACAGCCTCACGGAATGTGGGATATTCCTGAAGATGTTCGAAGTCGAGTTTTGCTGCCTCCCATGGCAAGGGTCATGCCAGGCAGACGAAAGAAGATAAGAATTCCCTCGCAAGGAGAGGGCACCATTAGAAGAAAGTGCTCAAGGGGCGGTTCCGCAGGCCACAATAAAAGCACCTGTAAAAACAATATTCCATTGCGCAATGTATCTTAG
- the LOC117614607 gene encoding 40S ribosomal protein S3a, with translation MAVGKNKRISKSKKGGKKKAADPFAKKDWYDIKAPSLFQNKNVGKTLVSRTQGTKIASEGLKHRVFEVSLADLQGDEEHAYRKMRLRAEDVQGRNVLTNFWGMNFTTDKLRSLVRKWQTLIEAHVDVKTTDNYTLRLFCIGFTKRRPNQVKRTCYAQSSQIRQIRRKMREIMVAQATSSDLKDLVRKFIAESIGKEIEKATMSIYPLQNVFIRKVKILKAPKFDLTKLMEVHGGNEDVGQKVERPAEEAVTEPPPEIVGA, from the exons ATGGCCGTTGG GAAGAACAAGAGGATTTCCAAGTCCAAGAAAGGAGGAAAGAAGAAAGC GGCTGATCCGTTTGCCAAGAAGGATTGGTATGATATCAAGGCCCCTTCGTTGTTCCAGAACAAGAATGTGGGTAAAACCCTCGTCTCCCGTACTCAGGGTACCAAG ATTGCTTCAGAAGGACTCAAACATAGAGTCTTTGAGGTATCGCTTGCTGACCTTCAGGGTGATGAGGAACATGCTTACAGAAAGATGCGATTGAGAGCTGAAGATGTCCAAGGGAGGAATGTTCTTACAAATTTCTGG GGAATGAACTTCACAACCGACAAGTTGAGGTCATTGGTGAGGAAATGGCAAACTTTAATTGAAGCTCATGTGGATGTGAAGACCACAGACAACTACACTCTCAGGTTGTTCTGCATTGGCTTCACCAAGAGACGTCCAAATCAGGTCAAGAGGACCTGTTATGCACAATCTAGCCAGATTAGACAG ATCCGCCGTAAGATGAGGGAGATCATGGTCGCCCAGGCGACATCTAGTGATCTAAAGGACTTGGTTCGCAAGTTCATTGCTGAGAGTATTGGTAAAGAGATTGAGAAGGCAACCATGAGCATCTATCCATTGCAAAATGTCTTCATCCGGAAAGTCAAGATCTTGAAAGCACCAAAGTTTGATCTTACCAAGCTAATGGAG GTCCATGGTGGTAATGAAGATGTTGGTCAGAAGGTTGAAAGACCTGCTGAAGAAGCAGTGACTGAGCCCCCACCAGAAATCGTTGGAGCTTAA
- the LOC117614468 gene encoding leucine-rich repeat extensin-like protein 6 codes for MKNPSLTLSLGVIFSIIFLFKPSHQVSNPRLLQAYTALQEWKHVITSDPNNFTANWCGLQVCNYTGVYCAPSLVDPHTITVAGIDLNHANIAGSLPEELGLLTDLAVFHINSNRFCGAIPYSFRYLRLLHEFDISNNQFSGQFPSSVLYITSLKYLDIRYNNFHGEVPSALFNLKLDALFLNNNRFQFSLPQNIGNSSLSVIVLANNDLKGCIPSSLANLKDTLNEVILLNSGLKGCLPLNLGLLDKVRVFDISQNKLVGALPESMGGMKNLEQLNVAHNKLSGEVPAGICSLPKLENFTYSYNYFCGEPPICIKLPEQDDRKNCIAYRPLQRSPQECATFYAHLVNCDAFGCTPRSPPPPSPPPPPPHVASHYP; via the coding sequence atgaaaaacccaAGTCTCACTTTGTCCCTCGGTGTCATCTTCTCtatcatcttcctcttcaaacCCTCTCACCAAGTCTCCAACCCTAGACTTCTACAGGCTTACACAGCACTCCAAGAATGGAAACATGTCATCACCTCTGACCCCAACAACTTCACTGCCAATTGGTGTGGACTGCAAGTTTGTAACTACACCGGAGTCTACTGTGCACCATCCCTGGTTGACCCTCACACCATCACAGTGGCTGGCATAGACCTAAACCATGCCAACATAGCCGGTTCATTGCCGGAAGAACTTGGCCTCTTAACTGATCTAGCCGTTTTCCACATCAACTCTAACCGCTTCTGCGGCGCCATTCCTTATAGCTTTCGTTACCTTCGCCTTCTTCACGAATTTGATATCAGTAACAACCAATTCTCAGGCCAATTTCCTTCATCTGTTCTTTACATTACTTCACTCAAATACTTAGATATCAGATACAACAATTTTCATGGTGAAGTTCCCTCTGCccttttcaatttaaaacttgaTGCATTGTTCCTTAACAATAACAGGTTTCAATTTTCATTGCCTCAAAACATTGGCAACTCCTCACTCTCTGTGATTGTCTTGGCAAATAATGACCTCAAGGGTTGCATTCCTTCAAGCTTGGCGAATTTGAAGGACACATTGAACGAAGTTATACTCTTAAACAGTGGACTAAAAGGGTGTCTGCCATTAAATTTAGGGTTGTTGGACAAAGTGAGAGTGTTTGATATAAGCCAGAATAAGCTGGTGGGTGCATTGCCTGAATCTATGGGTGGGATGAAGAATTTGGAGCAGCTAAATGTGGCACATAACAAATTGTCAGGGGAGGTTCCTGCTGGCATATGCTCGTTGCCTAAGTTGGAGAACTTCACATACTCATATAACTATTTCTGTGGTGAACCACCAATATGCATCAAGTTGCCAGAACAAGATGATAGGAAGAATTGTATTGCATATAGGCCATTGCAGCGATCACCGCAGGAATGTGCCACATTTTATGCCCATTTGGTCAATTGTGATGCCTTTGGGTGCACACCAAGAAGTCCACCACCACCCTCGCCACCTCCACCTCCGCCTCATGTGGCATCTCATTATCCATGA
- the LOC117614515 gene encoding cellulose synthase A catalytic subunit 8 [UDP-forming]-like isoform X3: MIWYARFGSPMCYLDSLADDETNVSGSRSTMAAHLDNSQDIGIHARHVSNVSAVDSELNDDYGSPIWKNRVKSWKDKKDKKSNKKKGTPKEEKVAQIPPEQQMTEN; this comes from the exons ATGATATG GTATGCGAGGTTTGGTTCCCCTATGTGCTATTTGGATTCACTGGCAGATGATGAAACAAATGTTTCTGGCAGTCGATCCACAATGGCAGCTCACCTGGATAATTCTCAG GATATCGGAATTCATGCTAGGCACGTCAGCAATGTGTCTGCAGTGGATAGTG AATTAAATGATGACTATGGGAGTCCAATTTGGAAGAATAGAGTAAAGAGTTGGAAGGATAAAAAGGATAAAAAGAGCAACAAGAAAAAGGGTACACCCAAGGAGGAAAAAGTGGCTCAAATTCCACCTGAGCAGCAGATGACAGAGAACTA A
- the LOC117614515 gene encoding cellulose synthase A catalytic subunit 8 [UDP-forming]-like isoform X4, whose product MCYLDSLADDETNVSGSRSTMAAHLDNSQVETKDIGIHARHVSNVSAVDSELNDDYGSPIWKNRVKSWKDKKDKKSNKKKGTPKEEKVAQIPPEQQMTEN is encoded by the exons ATGTGCTATTTGGATTCACTGGCAGATGATGAAACAAATGTTTCTGGCAGTCGATCCACAATGGCAGCTCACCTGGATAATTCTCAGGTTGAAACAAAG GATATCGGAATTCATGCTAGGCACGTCAGCAATGTGTCTGCAGTGGATAGTG AATTAAATGATGACTATGGGAGTCCAATTTGGAAGAATAGAGTAAAGAGTTGGAAGGATAAAAAGGATAAAAAGAGCAACAAGAAAAAGGGTACACCCAAGGAGGAAAAAGTGGCTCAAATTCCACCTGAGCAGCAGATGACAGAGAACTA A
- the LOC117614515 gene encoding cellulose synthase A catalytic subunit 8 [UDP-forming]-like isoform X1, whose translation MIWYARFGSPMCYLDSLADDETNVSGSRSTMAAHLDNSQVETKDIGIHARHVSNVSAVDSELNDDYGSPIWKNRVKSWKDKKDKKSNKKKGTPKEEKVAQIPPEQQMTEN comes from the exons ATGATATG GTATGCGAGGTTTGGTTCCCCTATGTGCTATTTGGATTCACTGGCAGATGATGAAACAAATGTTTCTGGCAGTCGATCCACAATGGCAGCTCACCTGGATAATTCTCAGGTTGAAACAAAG GATATCGGAATTCATGCTAGGCACGTCAGCAATGTGTCTGCAGTGGATAGTG AATTAAATGATGACTATGGGAGTCCAATTTGGAAGAATAGAGTAAAGAGTTGGAAGGATAAAAAGGATAAAAAGAGCAACAAGAAAAAGGGTACACCCAAGGAGGAAAAAGTGGCTCAAATTCCACCTGAGCAGCAGATGACAGAGAACTA A
- the LOC117616489 gene encoding U-box domain-containing protein 70, whose translation MAEAGGSDKAGASAGGGVESLKDKGNEHFKAGNYLKAAALYTQAIKQDPNNPTLYSNRAAAFLQLVKLSKALADAETTIKLNPQWEKGYFRKGCILEAMEQYDDALAAFQTALQYNSQSTEVSRKIKRISQLARDKKRAQEVEKMRSNVDMARQLDKLKSEMSGKRGSEECWEDMFSFLVETMETAIKSWHETSKVEARVYFLLDKDKTDTEKYASAVNIDKAFESPHTHGSCFSFLRQYAEDSFSRAACLVTPKSIISYPQVWKGQGSRKWKHGQHDGFFVQFETPFLRKLWFIPSSSELGQTLCRDPEDLDIGAHELIPRLFKQYNS comes from the exons ATGGCGGAAGCAGGAGGATCAGATAAGGCGGGCGCATCGGCAGGAGGTGGAGTTGAGTCGCTGAAAGATAAAGGAAATGAGCATTTCAAAGCAGGGAACTATCTCAAAGCCGCTGCACTCTACACTCAGGCCATCAAGCAAGACCCTAACAACCCCACTCTTTATAG CAACCGTGCTGCGGCATTTTTGCAATTGGTTAAGCTTAGCAAAGCCCTTGCTGATGCAGAGACCACAATTAAATTGAACCCCCAGTGGGAAAAG GGATATTTCAGGAAAGGATGCATATTAGAGGCCATGGAACAATATGATGAT GCTTTAGCTGCTTTCCAAACAGCTTTGCAATATAACTCACAAAGCACAGAAGTATcaagaaagataaaaaggaTTTCTCAGTTGGCGAGAGATAAAAAACGTGCTCAGGAGGTGGAGAAAATGAGATCCAATGTTGATATGGCAAGACAATTGGATAAACTGAAATCTGAAATG TCTGGGAAGCGTGGATCTGAAGAATGTTGGGAAgacatgttttcttttcttgttgagACAATGGAGACAGCTATAAAATCATGGCACGAAACTTCTAAAGTGGAGGCTAGAGTTTACTTTCTCCTAGATAAGGATAAAACAGACACTGAGAAATATGCTTCAGCTGTGAATATTGATAAG GCCTTCGAATCACCCCATACGCACGGCagttgtttttcatttcttagGCAGTATGCTGAGGACTCTTTCTCCAGAGCAGCTTGTTTGGTCACTCCCAAAAGTATCATATCTTATCCACAG GTTTGGAAAGGTCAGGGATCAAGGAAATGGAAACATGGGCAACATGATGGTTTCTTTGTTCAATTTGAGACCCCTTTCCTGCGAAAGCTGTGGTTTATTCCTAGTTCTAGTGAACTAGGCCAGACATTGTgcag GGATCCGGAGGATTTAGACATCGGTGCCCACGAATTGATTCCACGCCTATTCAAACAGTACAATTCATAG